Proteins co-encoded in one Marmota flaviventris isolate mMarFla1 chromosome 9, mMarFla1.hap1, whole genome shotgun sequence genomic window:
- the LOC139707122 gene encoding olfactory receptor 51V1-like → MSALSHSHLNSSTFVLTGVPGLEVYSLWLSIPFSSIYAMVFLGNCTVLHVIRTEPSLHQPMFYFLAMLSLTDLCIGLSTVHTVLGVLYGFMQEISLDFCIAQSYFIHGLSLMESSVLLAMAFDRYIAICNPLSYSSILTSDKIMKIGVAILCRSFSFISPAIIRLKFLNYCRPHILSHSFCLHQDLLRLACSDIRFNSIYALVLVIMNLLLDAVLIIISYIMILHTVLAIASREERMKSLQTCVSHICAVLVFYIPIIGLTMVHRFGKHLSPLVHVLMGNIYILFPPLMNPIIYSIKTHQIRRRVQRLFSLKAV, encoded by the coding sequence ATGTCTGCTCTTTCTCACTCCCACCTCAATAGTTCAACATTTGTTCTCACTGGAGTTCCTGGTCTAGAAGTTTACTCCCTCTGGCTCTCCATCCCCTTCTCCTCCATCTATGCCATGGTGTTCCTGGGAAACTGTACGGTGCTCCATGTGATCAGGACTGAGCCAAGCTTGCACCAGCCCATGTTCTACTTCCTGGCCATGCTGTCCCTCACGGATCTGTGCATTGGACTGTCCACTGTGCACACGGTGCTGGGAGTCCTCTATGGGTTCATGCAAGAGATCAGCCTGGATTTCTGCATTGCTCAGTCCTATTTCATCCATGGTCTGTCCCTCATGGAGTCCTCTGTCCTCCTGGCTATGGCCTTTGACCGCTACATTGCCATTTGCAACCCTCTAAGCTACTCCTCCATCCTAACCAGTGACAAAATCATGAAAATCGGGGTGGCAATTTTGTGTAgaagtttttcattcatttctcctgCCATCATCCGCCTGAAGTTCTTAAATTACTGCCGTCCTCACatcctctctcactctttctgcCTGCACCAAGACTTACTTCGATTGGCCTGTTCAGACATCCGCTTCAACAGCATCTATGCTCTGGTTCTGGTGATCATGAACTTGCTGCTGGATGCTGTGCTCATCATAATCTCCTACATTATGATCTTGCATACAGTCTTAGCCATCGCATCCCGGGAGGAGAGAATGAAGTCCTTACAGACCTGTGTGTCTCACATCTGTGCTGTTTTGGTTTTCTACATCCCAATCATTGGTCTGACCATGGTTCATCGCTTTGGCAAACACCTCTCTCCTCTGGTTCATGTCCTCATGGGCAACATCTATATCCTTTTCCCACCCTTAATGAACCCCATTATCTACAGTATCAAGACCCACCAGATACGAAGGAGAGTGCAGAGGTTGTTTTCCTTGAAAGCAGTCTAA
- the LOC139707123 gene encoding olfactory receptor 51V1-like has translation MSALSHSHLNSSTFVLTGVPGLEVYSLWLSIPFSSIYAMVFLGNCTVLHVIRTEPSLHQPMFYFLAMLSLTDLCIGLSTVHTVLGVLYGFMQEISLDFCIAQSYFIHGLSLMESSVLLAMAFDRYIAICNPLSYSSILTSDKIMKIGVAILCRSFSFISPAIIRLKFLNYCRPHILSHSFCLHQDLLRLACSDIRFNSIYALVLVIMNLLLDAVLIIISYIMILHTVLAIASREERMKSLQTCVSHICAVLVFYIPIIGLTMVHRFGKHLSPLVHVLMGNIYILFPPLMNPIIYSIKTHQIRRRVQRLFSLKAV, from the coding sequence ATGTCTGCTCTCTCTCACTCCCACCTCAATAGTTCAACATTTGTTCTCACTGGAGTTCCTGGTCTAGAAGTTTACTCCCTCTGGCTCTCCATCCCCTTCTCCTCCATCTATGCCATGGTGTTCCTGGGAAACTGTACGGTGCTCCATGTGATCAGGACTGAGCCAAGCTTGCACCAGCCCATGTTCTACTTCCTGGCCATGCTGTCCCTCACGGATCTGTGCATTGGACTGTCCACTGTGCACACGGTGCTGGGAGTCCTCTATGGGTTCATGCAAGAGATCAGCCTGGATTTCTGCATTGCTCAGTCCTATTTCATCCATGGTCTGTCCCTCATGGAGTCCTCTGTCCTCCTGGCTATGGCCTTTGACCGCTACATTGCCATTTGCAACCCTCTAAGCTACTCCTCCATCCTAACCAGTGACAAAATCATGAAAATCGGGGTGGCAATTTTGTGTAgaagtttttcattcatttctcctgCCATCATCCGCCTGAAGTTCTTAAATTACTGCCGTCCTCACatcctctctcactctttctgcCTGCACCAAGACTTACTTCGATTGGCCTGTTCAGACATCCGCTTCAACAGCATCTATGCTCTGGTTCTGGTGATCATGAACTTGCTGCTGGATGCTGTGCTCATCATAATCTCCTACATTATGATCTTGCATACAGTCTTAGCCATCGCATCCCGGGAGGAGAGAATGAAGTCCTTACAGACCTGTGTGTCTCACATCTGTGCTGTTTTGGTTTTCTACATCCCAATCATTGGTCTGACCATGGTTCATCGCTTTGGCAAACACCTCTCTCCTCTGGTTCATGTCCTCATGGGCAACATCTATATCCTTTTCCCACCCTTGATGAACCCCATTATCTACAGTATCAAGACCCACCAGATACGAAGGAGAGTGCAGAGGTTGTTTTCCTTGAAAGCAGTCTAA